In Panulirus ornatus isolate Po-2019 chromosome 40, ASM3632096v1, whole genome shotgun sequence, a single window of DNA contains:
- the Prp31 gene encoding U4/U6 small nuclear ribonucleoprotein Prp31, with protein sequence MSLADELLNDFEDGEEDELLAAELQSREHENGGLGSDGMDIDFKIPIEAVKHGLRTVRQVARLWDSDRLKDIKEQIENYALKQRKPEDLQGPVEADPEYKLIVEANNINVDIDDEIGTIHKFVKEKYAKRFPELESLVVNPLEYLNAVRELGNDVDKVKNSEALAQILTQATIMVVSVTASTTQGTLLTDQELGAIEDACKMAQDLNAFKIRILEYVESRMSFIAPNLSCIVGASVAAKLMGVAGGLTSLAKMPASNVLLIGKQKKTMIGMAQTTMLPHTGYIYYCNIVQETPPDLRAKASRIVAYKATLAARVDSMHGSPSGTQGLRLREEVEKKLDKLQEPPPVKAIKPLPQPIDAPGKKRGGRRVLKMKERMAVTDLRKAQNRMNFGEIEEDAYQDDLGYTRGQLGKGGAGRIRKITVDEKTRVRLSKTLQKEVQRQSTLGGQTTVRRQVAGTASSVAFTPLQGLEIVNPQAAENSNQSRANKYFSNVLGFKNVSK encoded by the exons ATGTCTCTCGCAGACGAACTTCTCAATGACTTTGAGGACGGCGAAGAAGATGAGTTGCTTGCGGCTGAATTACAGTCCAGGGAACATGAAAATGGAGGACTTGGGTCTGATGGTATGGATATTGACTTTAAGATCCCAATAGAAGCTGTTAAACATGGCCTTCGGACAGTCCGTCAGGTGGCAAGATTGTGGGATTCAGACAGACTCAAAGACATTAAGGAACAGATAGAAAATTATGCCCTGAAGCAAAGGAAGCCAGAAGATCTCCAGGGGCCAGTGGAAGCAGACCCGGAATATAAACTTATTGTTGAAGCCAACAATATCAATGTGGATATTGATGACGAAATTGGCACGATTCACAAATTCGTGAAGGAGAAGTACGCTAAAAGATTTCCAGAGCTTGAGTCCCTGGTAGTAAATCCTCTGGAGTACCTTAATGCCGTACGGGAGTTGGGAAATGATGTAGACAAAGTTAAAAATAGCGAAGCCTTAGCCCAGATCCTAACCCAAGCCACCATTATGGTGGTGAGTGTCACAGCATCCACGACACAGGGGACCTTACTCACGGACCAAGAACTTGGTGCCATCGAAGATGCATGCAAAATGGCTCAAGATTTGAATGCATTTAAGATAAGGATACTTGAATATGTTGAGAGCAGAATGAGCTTCATTGCACCAAACCTTTCTTGTATTGTTGGGGCTTCTGTTGCGGCTAAATTAATGGGAGTGGCGGGAGGACTCACCAGTCTTGCAAAAATGCCTGCTAGTAATGTTTTATTGATTGGCAAGCAGAAGAAAACGATGATTGGGATGGCCCAGACAACCATGTTACCTCATACTggttatatatattattgtaataTTGTTCAAGAAACCCCTCCTGATCTTCGGGCTAAAGCTTCTCGCATTGTTGCTTACAAAGCAACCCTGGCAGCAAGAGTGGATAGTATGCATGGTAGTCCTAGTGGTACACAAGGGTTGCGTCTTAGAGAGGAAGTTGAGAAAAAACTGGACAAGTTACAGGAGCCACCTCCTGTTAAGGCAATCAAGCCACTGCCACAACCCATTGATGCTCCGGGTAAGAAGCGAGGGGGCCGTCGGGTGCTGAAGATGAAGGAACGAATGGCAGTTACAGATCTGCGTAAAGCTCAGAATAG AATGAATTTCGGTGAAATAGAAGAAGATGCATATCAGGATGATCTCGGTTATACGAGAGGACAACTAGGAAAGGGTGGTGCTGGACGCATCCGCAAGATCACTGTAGATGAGAAGACACGAGTGCGTCTATCAAAGACTTTGCAGAAAGAAGTTCAGCGGCAGTCTACTTTAGGTGGGCAGACAACTGTAAGAAGACAGGTAGCTGGTACAGCTTCTAGTGTGGCATTTACCCCACTTCAAGGTTTAGAGATAGTCAATCCACAGGCAGCTGAGAACAGTAACCAGTCTCGTGCCAACAAATACTTTTCAAACGTTTTGGGTTTCAAGAATGTTAGCAAATGA